One Gemmatimonadales bacterium DNA window includes the following coding sequences:
- a CDS encoding GreA/GreB family elongation factor produces the protein MLDDIRRKLSDEVQRLNHELAVTLPETLKRALQMGDLRENGDYHAALERQGFIQARLTHLRSRLAKLSQIDVTKIPVDRVGLGSRVVVLDTATKERATYELVVSDAIDFDGDGGANQISVASPLGRGLLEHKVGDVAVILLPNGPRKLKVVELTTFHQQLADAKEETQQ, from the coding sequence ATGCTCGACGACATTCGTCGGAAGCTCTCCGACGAGGTGCAGCGGCTCAATCACGAGCTGGCGGTGACGCTGCCCGAGACGCTCAAGCGGGCGCTGCAGATGGGCGACCTGCGCGAGAACGGCGACTACCACGCCGCGCTCGAGCGGCAGGGCTTCATCCAGGCGCGGCTGACGCATCTCCGGTCGCGGCTGGCGAAGCTGTCGCAGATCGACGTGACGAAGATCCCGGTGGACCGGGTGGGGCTCGGCTCCCGGGTGGTGGTCCTGGATACCGCCACCAAGGAGCGGGCGACCTACGAGCTCGTGGTGTCCGACGCGATCGACTTCGACGGCGACGGCGGCGCCAACCAGATCTCGGTGGCGTCACCCCTGGGCCGCGGGCTGCTGGAGCACAAGGTGGGGGACGTGGCCGTGATCCTGCTGCCGAACGGTCCCCGGAAACTCAAGGTGGTCGAGCTGACGACCTTCCACCAGCAGCTGGCCGACGCCAAGGAGGAGACGCAGCAGTGA